Part of the Paenibacillus sp. JNUCC32 genome is shown below.
TGGCGCCCTGCGGGATATAATCCTGCTTGGCAATGTTCAGGACATGCGCGCCGATGATTTCGGCCACATGGCTCAATATTTTTGTCAGCCGATCCGCGTTGTACTGCTCATCAATATATTCAAGGTACGCTTCCCGTTCCTCCCGGGTCTTCGTATAGCAGACGTCATACATATTAAAGCTGAGCGATTTCGTCAAGTTGTTGAACCCATGCAGGGTCACGCGTTGTTCTGGTGTCATATCCATATGAAATTTCCCCTTGTGTAGTTAATATATCAGTTCGAGTACCTATTATTTCCGAAACCGTCGATTCCTAATCTGCCCATGCTCCGCCTTTGAAGCAGCATTACTATGTTCTTACCCGGATCGGGTTCAACGTTAACAGAGGCGGAGGAATGCCAGAGGGAGGCAGCGGCGGCTCCCAAACTCCAAAAAGACCAACCGGATTTCTCAGGCTGGCCTTATCTATCAGAACGACACCTGCTGCATGCAGCTTTATCCCTCTGGCGTTTATATGGATTCACTTCATATGCTTTTAACTTTGATGCTGCCGAACGGATGGATTACTCCGTAAATTCCAGCAGCTCGATCACATTGCCAAACGGGTCGCGGATGGCGCTGTACAGCCCGGGAGGGCACGGCTTGGGCGTATCGAAGATGACGTCGACGCCCTTCGATTTGTAGTTCGCAATGGCTTCGTTTACATCCGGGGTCTCGATTCCGATGATCACCTGTGCCTCATGCGGGTATTCCGTATTCGTTGGACGGTCGCATTTCTGCAGAACGAGAGACATGCCCTCATGCTTCAAGCTGACGATCTGATCATCATAAACCCTGGAGATTTCGAATCCCAGAACATCGCAGTAAAACTGTTTGGCTTGCTGTATATCGCTTACATTGATCGATAGAACGCATAGGTTTGGCATATGCTCGCACTCCTCCGCTCATGGTTTGTTTTACTTGCAGCACAGAATCCCGTTCCCGGATTCGATATTGGATTTCAAGCTGGCCAGCATCCCCTTCCACGCATCGATATGCCACTCCCGGGCTTGCCGGGACGCTTCGGAATCCTTCCAGCCTGTATGCTCCAGGGTTATTCTCGTGCCGTCCGCCTCAGGGGAAAAGGCAACCTTAACCGCCGTCAGCTCGCCTTGATTCATCGTTTCCGCGAAGGGATCGGGTCCTTTCCACTCAAAAACAAGCACGCGTGGCTCGTCATACCGCAAAATGGTACACCCGGCGGTGCACATCGATTCGCGATCGGAGGGGTTAAAATACAGCTCGAATTTTCCGCCCGCTCTCGGCTCGATTTCCGCAGCCGGCGCAAACCACTCGGTTATCCTTGCGGACTCGGTCCATGCTCTCCACAGGAGCTGCACATCGGCCTGAATCACGGTTTCTTGAATAATGGTCATGTATATTCCTCCATCATATAGCGCTGATTGTTCCAGACAACTCTTCTTGCAGTTCCATTATAAATGGACAAGTACATCGAAAATTCTTCTACCTTGCGCTGTTATTCCGATCCTTCTCAAACAAGAGCAGCGGCAGGTTAACCACAATCGGCGGGTCATGGGGCAGAGGCTCCCGTAAGGCAATCTTCACGTCAAGATCGGTTCCCCTGTCGATATGGACAGGCTCCTCCAGTTTGCCGCGCAGGGATTTGCCCAGCAGAAAATAATCCTTTGGATTGAGGCTCCAGGGGATGCCCGCGGCCAGCACGTAATACGTGCCGGCCGGCATGCCGGTTAAGGTGCAGGTCCGATTCTTGAGGTTGACGGCCGTACCGGTTACGGGCTTCTGATCGGGCACGGGTCTTGGGAACAGACCGACATAAATCATGCCGCGGAACGCCTCGGGAGCTTCGATCCGGCAGCGAATCCGGGGCAAAGCCTGCGATTCTTCCCCTGCCCAGGCTAACGGCTTATGCTCATATTGATTCACATAACGATGAAGGGACTCGGTGGTGGAGCGGAACCTCTTCGGAGACAGGCCGACAAGCTGCTTAAAACGGGTGTTGAAGGTGCCCGGACTTACCAAACCGATGTTCATTCCGATTTTCACAAGCAGGGAGGGGCTTTGAAGGAGCTCGGTTTTGCCCGATTCGACCCGGAGGGCGGACAGGTACTGCCTGACGGAAATGCCGGTTACCCGTTTGAATATCCTGGAGAAATGGTAGGGGCTGTACCCCGCGAGATCGGCGAGCAGCTCGGTTGTCATCGGCTCGTCCAGATGCTCCTTCATATATTGAATGGTTTGCCGCACGGCTTCGGCATGTTCATCGTTCATTAGGGATCACCAACTTCGTTTTAATGGCTCTGCATGATAGGAGACGTATTTCCACATTTATGAAATTCTGCTCGTCGAATGCAATTTCCTTCCCCGATTCGGTTGCCCATTCATGGAAAGGCCGTTAAACTTAAAGGATGAGGGCTTTCTAAAACGGAAAACCAAGGTGAAATAAGGAGTTTATATCCATGAATGTGGAAACAAATGATAGAGAATCGATGAATATGGACACAGCGCGGGAATACCTGCAAAAATATTACGGCTATCCCGATTTTCGGGACGGACAGAAGAAAATCGTCGCGAGCCTGCTAACCGGCCAGGATACGCTCGGGATTATGCCGACGGGCGGGGGCAAATCCATCTGTTATCAGATCCCGGCACTCCTCAGCCCGGGCCTGACGTTGGTCGTATCGCCTCTGATCTCCCTGATGAAGGATCAGGTGGATGCACTTACGACGGCGGGCGTGGCGGCGGCATATATCAACAGCACGCTCAGCGGCAAGGAAGTGAACGAGCGCATACGCGCGGCCAAGCGCGGTGACTTGAAGCTGTTATATGTCGCCCCGGAACGGCTTGAGCTGGACTGGTTCCGTGAGGAGATGGCAGGCCTCGACATTTCGATCGTTGCTGTCGACGAAGCGCACTGCGTATCCCAGTGGGGTCATGATTTTCGGACCAGCTATCTTTCCGTCGCTCCTTTCGTAAAAGGGCTGCCGAACCGCCCGATTGTCGCGGCCTTTACGGCGACGGCTACGCCGGAGGTTATGGAGGACATGCAGCGACTGCTTCGACTGGAGCAGCCGCAGGTGTTCGTGACGGGACTTGGGCGGGACAATCTGGAAATGTCGGTGCTTCGCGGGGAAAACAAGCGGGAGTTCGTGCTGGATTATGCGGCCTCGCATACCCACCAGCCGGGCATCATCTATGCTGCCACCCGGAAAGAGGTGGATGATTTATGCCAGCGCCTGCAGGCGAAGGGGCTACTTGCCGGACGTTATCATGCCGGCATGAGCGATGCGGAGCGAGCGGACAGCCAGGAGGCCTTCCTGTATGACGATATTCGCGTCATAGTTGCAACGAACGCGTTCGGCATGGGGATCGATAAATCCAACGTTCGGTACGTCATCCACTACAATATGCCGAAAAATATGGAGTCTTACGTCCAGGAAGCCGGCCGTGCCGGGCGGGACGGAGAGCCCAGCCAGTGCATCCTGCTGTTCAGCGCCCAGGATATCATGACGCAGAAATTTCTGATCGAACAGAACCCCCAGGAGGGCGAGCGGAAGCAGAACGACTACCGAAAGCTGCAGCAGATGATCGATTACTGCTACACCACAAGGTGTCTGCGCAGCGCAATGCTGGATTATTTCGGGGAAGAACACGAAGACAAGCCCTGCGGTACGTGCAGCTCCTGCACGGACGACCGGGAGCTGGTGGATATCACGGTGGATGCCCAGAAAATCTTCTCCTGCATTCACCGGATGCGCGAGCGCTTTGGCGTGTCGATGATCGCCTCCGTGCTGAAGGGCTCGCGGGCGAAAAAGGTGCTGGAATACGGCTTTGACCGGCTTCCAACCTATGGCGTCATGTCGAACCGGACGGAGAAGGAAATATCCGAGACGATCAATGTGCTCATCTCGGAAGGGTTCCTGGCGCTGACCGAAGGCCAATATCCCGTCGTGAAACTTCAAAGCGAGGCGGCCGACGTGTTAAAGGGCCAGCGCGAAGTGATGCAGCGCGTTCCGCGGCCTTCCAAGGCTGCAGGCAGCCAACGCAGCGGCAGCCGCCGCGACTACTCGCCGTCTGCCGTTAACGAGACGGTGTTCGAGCAGCTGCGTTTGATTCGGCGCGAGCTGGCAAGCAAGGAGCATGTGCCGTCCTACATCATTTTTAACGATGCAACGCTGCGCGAGATGAGCGTGGTCTGCCCGCAGAGCGAGGATGAGATGCTGAACGTCAAAGGGGTCGGCGAAGTGAAATTCCGTAAATACGGACGTCCGTTCCTGGAATTCTTCCTGAATGGTCAGAGCGCGTCGAATGACGGGGACGATTTGTATGACTATGAAGAATAGTCTTGCATGACAGGCGGAAATCATGGCTTTTTCCCGTTTCATCACTCAGGATAAACCGTTCGGTGAATAAATTAACATTATGTAGAAGGAAAGTGGACCCTACCATGAAAGTCATACTATCAACCTTGAATGCCAAGTACATTCACACCTCCTTGGCCATTCGCTGCCTGAAGGCATACAGCGAGAAGGATTTCGATATCGAATTGACGGAGTACACGATTAAGGACCCCGTGATGAATATCGTCTCCGACCTGTTCCAGCGCAAGCCGGATGTGATCGGATTCTCCTGTTATATATGGAATATTGAAGAAACGATTAAAGTGATCGATATCGTGAAGAAGATTATGCCGGAGGTCACGATCATACTGGGTGGACCTGAAGTATCCTACGATACGGAGTATTGGATGAAACGGCTGCACAATGTCGACTTTATCGTCATGGGCGAAGGCGAGGAGACCTTCCATCACTTGCTGCAAACGATCGAAGGGGACAGGAAATTCCATTTCGTGTATGGCGTGGCATACCGCAAGCAGGACGAGATTATCGTGAACCCGGGAAGACCGAAAAGCATCCTGGCCGAGCTGCCTTCCCCGCATCGTTTTCCGGAGGATATCCCGCATCTCGGGAAGCGGGTCGTCTATTTTGAGACCAGCCGGGGCTGTCCCTTCAGCTGCCAGTTCTGCCTGTCGAGCATTGAGGTGGGAGTTCGCTACTACGATATTGAACGGACCAAGGCGGATATCCTCTACCTGATCGAGAACGGAGCGAAATTGATCAAGTTCGTAGACCGCACCTTTAATATTAAGCGCGATTACGCGCTTGAAATGTTTGAGTTCCTGATTGAAAATCATGGCGGCTGCGTGTTCCAGTTTGAGATTACGGCGGATATCATGCGTCCCGAGGTGCTGGAATATTTGGCGAACCATGCGCCTCCCGGCATTTTCCGGTTTGAAATCGGCGTGCAGTCCACGAATGATCCGACCAACGAGCTGGTGAAGCGCCGCCAGAATTTCACCAAGCTGTCACGCACGGTGACGATGATCAAGGAGAGCCGCAAGATCGACCAGCATTTGGATTTGATCGCAGGGCTTCCGGAGGAGGATTACAATACGTTCCGCAAAACGTTTAACGACGTGTTTGCCCTTGGACCGGAGGAGCTGCAGTTAGGCTTCCTGAAGATGCTGCGGGGAACCGGGCTGAGGATCGATGCGGACAAGTATAACTACACCTACATGGACCATGCTCCGTATGAGATCCTTGGCAGCGACGTGCTTCCGTTCTCGGATATCGTCCGTTTGAAGAGACTGGAGGATGTGCTGGAGAAGTATTGGAATGCACACCGAATGGACCACACCCTCAATTATTTGATGAAGCATGAATTTACGTCGCCGTTTGATTTCTTCCAAGAATTTGGCGACTACTGGGAAGGACAGGGCTGGCAAAAAATCGGCCATCAGCTCGAGGACCTGTTTACGCGGTTAACGGCCTTCCTGGAGTTTCGGAACACGCCGAACATGAACGTGGTTTCCGGTCTGATGAAGTTTGATTATTTCCTGGGCCATAAATACAAGCCGCGCAAAATATGGTGGGATCATGCCCAAGACAAAGCGCAGTGGAACGCCAATGTTCGTAAAATCGTGGAAGACCCCGCGGCACTATCCGCCGATTTCGCCGATCTTGGGATCACGGAGCGTGATCTTCAGAAGCATGCGATGATCGAGGTGCTGCCATTCAACCTCGACGATGCCATTCAAGGTGGTACGGGCTATCCGGACCATGCGGTACGCGCAACGATGCTGCTGGTATTGTACCAGCAGAACGAAACAGGGCAGCCCCAGTACTACACGATGCCTTTGGAGTTGGCGACGCAGGCATAATAGGGGAAACGAGGGACAAGCCTTTTCCCAGATTGGTTGTGACACGGACTGGTTGTTTTGGCGTAATTGCTTAATTTCGGCTGCCAGGAACCGGCGGCCCCGCTCTTTAGCGACCCTTTTGCGATCATAACGAGCCCTATCTAAAGGCGTTTCAGGAATAAAACAGCCCTGGCATCGGTATTCTAATTGGCATCAACCGATGAGGAGGGGATGTTATGAACGACAATCGGAAGGGGCAAGAACAGCTTTCGTCTGACGAGCCGACCATCGCACCGGGCATGGAAACCAATGACGATCTGCGCGAAGAGGCTACCGAGGACGAGGTAGCGCAAGGAGAGTACACCCAGGTCACGCAATTGATCGTCGATCGCACGCCGAGCGATGATGAGTAAGGTGCTTCGATTGAGCCTTAACGCTGCCAATTTCAAAGGTTCTGTATACACTAACGAACTGCTTAGCAGCATAATAAGAGGGATGCCCTGGATTTCAGAAACCCGGGGCATCCCTTTTATGTGTCTTGGCATCACGCTTTGTTACATCACTCGTATCGATTCTTGCGGTACGTTGTCCGAGCCGGTTGTGTGCCGTTCGAGCCAGTCGAGCACATCGGCTGCCACTTCGGCACGGTTGGTCTCGTGCAGCATTTCGTGGCGGCCGCCCGGATACAAACGGTATTCGAGGTCCTGGACGCCATGCTTCCGATACAATTCGATCAACCGCCGCACGCCTTTGCCGCGGTGTCCGACCGGATCATCCTCGCCCGAGAAAATATAGACAGGCTTATCCTTCGGAAGACATTTCATCAATTGAGGCTGGTGGATCTGTGACAGCAGCTTGAAGAAATCGCGAAAGAAGCGGGCGGTGCACACCTTGCCGCAGTATGGGTCGTTGATATACTTATCCACTTCGGCTTCATCCCGGGATAGCCAATCGAACGGCGTGCGAATAGGACCGAATCCTTTGTTGTAAGGACCGAACACCAGGGCGTTCAGCATCAGGCTCCGGTGCGTGTTTCCTTGCAGGCGCATTTGCGCGGCCGCCAAGCTCATGCCGAACGTCAGTAGTCCCTGGGGACCGTTGGTGCCTGACAGGATGAATCCGTCGAATAATTCACCGTCCGAACAGATGATTTTTTGCGTCAAAAAGGATCCCATGCTGTGCCCCATCAAATAATGCGGAACGCTCGCATGGCGCTTCTTGAGCTCGGAAGCAAGAAGAAGCTGGTCTTCGATCATTCCTTCAAAGCCGTCTTCCCCGGCATCGCCGAGATGCGTAAGCCCGGCCGTTAGCCCATGGCCTCGATGGTCGTTGCAGTATACGGCATAGCCGTGCTCCGTGAGCAATTCGGCAAGCTCCTCGTAGCGCTTGCCGGTTTCGCACATGCCATGCGCGATTTGCACAATGGCACGAATGGGGTCATCCGGGCCGGGCAGCCATTCATATACAAAAACATGCATACCCTGCGTATTCAGCATCGTAAACGTGTCGGTTTGCATCATTAGGGCTGGCACCTCCGCAAGAACGAATGGTTTATATCATTTATTTATACCCTGTTTAAGGCAAATATGAACGCAGAACCGTGGATTGCCCGTCCAATGTATAGGCACCCAGATTCGCAGGCAGCAGGAAGCACTGTCCTGACGTGTAATCGATGGAGCCGTTATCCCAGCTGAGGGTTCCTTGGCCGTCGCATACAACGACGATCGTGAAGCTTTCCGCGGAAGTGGACAAGGACCATGCTCCGCTCACGACGCCTTTTTCCACGACGAAATACGGGGATTTGGCAAGCTCAAGCCATTCTCCCGGCACCGTTCCTTCCGTGCTCATGGTGGTTGCTCCCGATCCTTCATAGGCCGTCACATTCAAGGAGTCTTCGATATGGAGCTCGCGCGGCTTACCGTCAAGACCCGGTCGATTATAATCGAAAATCCGGTAGGTCGTATCCGAGTTTTGCTGGATTTCCGCCACCACAACGCCCGCGCAGAGCGCATGCACGGTTCCCGCAGGTATGTAGAACGTATCTCCGGCCTTTACGGACACTTCTTGAAGCTGGTCCATAACGGTGCCGTTTTCCATGGCTTCCTTCAAGGTTTCCCGGTTCACGCCTTCTTTCAGGCCGTATATGATTTTGGCGTCCGGCTTAGCATCCAGCACATACCACATTTCGGTCTTGCCAAGCTCTCCCTTCGGAAGCCCTTCGTAGTCATCGGTCGGATGGACCTGAACGGAGAGGTTGTCATTGCAGTCAAGCAGCTTGATCAGGAGCGGAAAACGTCCGTTAACCTCGGAGAATCCTTTGCTTCCGAACCATTCCCGCCCGAATTGCTCCCGGACCTCATCCAGGCCGCGTCCGGCAAGCTCGCCGTTCACGATGCTGGTCGTGCCGTTCGGATGGTCGGCGATCATCCAGCCTTCCCCGATATGTCCTTCAGGAATATCCAAGCCGAACTGCTCTAGTGCCCGGCCTCCCCACACGCGTTCTTTAAATTCAGGCTGGAACAACAATGGATATGGTTTTGTCATTGTAATCATCTACCTTTCATCATGTTTGGAATATTCTATGGATGTGAAGTGCGGTACCTCTCCTAGAACTTATATCATATCGGCTTCTTTCGTTCCAGTGCAATGAGATATGGCGCTTCGGAGCGCTGAAGGCCGCGATACAAAATCGTTTGCACTTTGTGCTGGGGCAATTCCCCCGCCCAAGCCTGGACCGCGTCCGCCTCGGCATCGCCGCCTTTGTGGCCTGGATACAGCACGATGGTGATAATGCCCCCGGGGCGGAGCAGCTCGATCGCAGCCTCCAGGGCCGTGAGCGTACTGGCGGTCTCCGTCATGATCCGTTTATCCGATGAATCCGCCGGAAGGTAGCCGAGATTGAACATGATCGCACCCATGCGGCCGTGCTCAATCTCAGGTACGCACTCCCTCATAAGCGAATGGCTCTGAAGAACAAGGCTAACCTCCGCAAGGGTGCCGGGCTGCTCCTTGTCCAGCCTTTCCCGAGTCAGCTGCAGCGCCTGCTCTTGAATATCGAAGGCATACACTTTGCCCTTTGAGCCTGTGCATTTGGCTAAATACAGCGTATCGGCTCCGGTTCCGGCGGTTGCATCCAGCGCGATGTCTCCGGGACGGAGCCTTTCGGACACCAGTTTGTGGGCAAAACTTAAAACCGAGAGGAAGCCCATCAGGATACCCCCCACAATTTACCCTGCCACGTATCCCGGCGCTTGAGCTCGGCGTCGATGCCGTTAAGCACTTCCCATTTTTTGAGACTCCACGTCGGTCCGATCAAGAGATCCCGGGGAGCATCTCCGGTAAGGCGATGGACGATCATTTCCGGAGGTAAAAACTCCAGGCTATCCACGATAAGGCTGATGTATTCGTCCTGCTCCAGGAATCGCAGCAGCCCGGCTTCGTATTGTTTCACCATCGGCGTCTTGCGCATAAGGTGCAGCAGATGGATTTTGATTCCCTGCACATCCATCTTGGAGACCGCCCGGCCGGTGGCGAGCATCATGTCATGATCCTCTTGCGGAAGCCCGTAAATAATATGTGTGCAGACCCGGATATTATGTTTGCGCAGCTTCTCGACGGCTTCCAAATAACATTCGGTATCATGGGCCCGGTTGATCAGCTCCGAAGTGGAATCATGGATCGTTTGCAGCCCCATTTCCACCCACAGATAGGTTCGCTCGTTCAGCTCCGCCAAGTATTCCACGACATCGTCAGGCAGGCAATCGGGACGTGTGGCGATCGACAATCCGACAACCCCCGGCTGCTGCAGAATGACTTCATAATATTCGCGAAGTTCTTCGACCGGAGCATACGTGTTGGTATAGGCTTGGAAATAGCCGATATATTTAGCGTTCGGCCATTTCTGGTGCTGCCGGTCACGGATGGTGTTGAACTGGGTAACGAGATCATCCCGCCGCCTTCCCGCGAAATCGCCGGAGCCGCGGGCGCTGCAAAAGGTGCATCCGCCCTTGGCAATCGTGCCGTCACGGTTCGGACACGTAAAGCCGGCATCCAGCATAACCTTGAATACCTTCTCCTGGAACTGGCCGCGCATCTCGTAATTCCATGTATGAAAACGTTTGTCGCCCCATAAGGTCGGGGCGGGTATAAGTGGTGTGCTCATGTTTGCTCCTTTATAGCCGCTTAAGTTGAATTGAGACAGGTTCAGCCAAGGCCCTGGCAACCCATAATTTACTGGCCTTTTACTTGAATGAAACAGCTACGTCCATTGTAACAAAAAATAAAGGATTGCGTTATATACAGGTCTTCAAGCCTAATTAAGACGTTGTTACTTGAATGGATTGCATATAATTGGTATATTTAAAATAGAAAAATAAAAAGATGATTCAAGCAATTTTGGCATGGGTATATAACGGATAGGA
Proteins encoded:
- a CDS encoding VOC family protein, coding for MPNLCVLSINVSDIQQAKQFYCDVLGFEISRVYDDQIVSLKHEGMSLVLQKCDRPTNTEYPHEAQVIIGIETPDVNEAIANYKSKGVDVIFDTPKPCPPGLYSAIRDPFGNVIELLEFTE
- a CDS encoding SRPBCC family protein; protein product: MTIIQETVIQADVQLLWRAWTESARITEWFAPAAEIEPRAGGKFELYFNPSDRESMCTAGCTILRYDEPRVLVFEWKGPDPFAETMNQGELTAVKVAFSPEADGTRITLEHTGWKDSEASRQAREWHIDAWKGMLASLKSNIESGNGILCCK
- a CDS encoding AraC family transcriptional regulator — its product is MNDEHAEAVRQTIQYMKEHLDEPMTTELLADLAGYSPYHFSRIFKRVTGISVRQYLSALRVESGKTELLQSPSLLVKIGMNIGLVSPGTFNTRFKQLVGLSPKRFRSTTESLHRYVNQYEHKPLAWAGEESQALPRIRCRIEAPEAFRGMIYVGLFPRPVPDQKPVTGTAVNLKNRTCTLTGMPAGTYYVLAAGIPWSLNPKDYFLLGKSLRGKLEEPVHIDRGTDLDVKIALREPLPHDPPIVVNLPLLLFEKDRNNSAR
- the recQ gene encoding DNA helicase RecQ, which codes for MNVETNDRESMNMDTAREYLQKYYGYPDFRDGQKKIVASLLTGQDTLGIMPTGGGKSICYQIPALLSPGLTLVVSPLISLMKDQVDALTTAGVAAAYINSTLSGKEVNERIRAAKRGDLKLLYVAPERLELDWFREEMAGLDISIVAVDEAHCVSQWGHDFRTSYLSVAPFVKGLPNRPIVAAFTATATPEVMEDMQRLLRLEQPQVFVTGLGRDNLEMSVLRGENKREFVLDYAASHTHQPGIIYAATRKEVDDLCQRLQAKGLLAGRYHAGMSDAERADSQEAFLYDDIRVIVATNAFGMGIDKSNVRYVIHYNMPKNMESYVQEAGRAGRDGEPSQCILLFSAQDIMTQKFLIEQNPQEGERKQNDYRKLQQMIDYCYTTRCLRSAMLDYFGEEHEDKPCGTCSSCTDDRELVDITVDAQKIFSCIHRMRERFGVSMIASVLKGSRAKKVLEYGFDRLPTYGVMSNRTEKEISETINVLISEGFLALTEGQYPVVKLQSEAADVLKGQREVMQRVPRPSKAAGSQRSGSRRDYSPSAVNETVFEQLRLIRRELASKEHVPSYIIFNDATLREMSVVCPQSEDEMLNVKGVGEVKFRKYGRPFLEFFLNGQSASNDGDDLYDYEE
- a CDS encoding B12-binding domain-containing radical SAM protein encodes the protein MKVILSTLNAKYIHTSLAIRCLKAYSEKDFDIELTEYTIKDPVMNIVSDLFQRKPDVIGFSCYIWNIEETIKVIDIVKKIMPEVTIILGGPEVSYDTEYWMKRLHNVDFIVMGEGEETFHHLLQTIEGDRKFHFVYGVAYRKQDEIIVNPGRPKSILAELPSPHRFPEDIPHLGKRVVYFETSRGCPFSCQFCLSSIEVGVRYYDIERTKADILYLIENGAKLIKFVDRTFNIKRDYALEMFEFLIENHGGCVFQFEITADIMRPEVLEYLANHAPPGIFRFEIGVQSTNDPTNELVKRRQNFTKLSRTVTMIKESRKIDQHLDLIAGLPEEDYNTFRKTFNDVFALGPEELQLGFLKMLRGTGLRIDADKYNYTYMDHAPYEILGSDVLPFSDIVRLKRLEDVLEKYWNAHRMDHTLNYLMKHEFTSPFDFFQEFGDYWEGQGWQKIGHQLEDLFTRLTAFLEFRNTPNMNVVSGLMKFDYFLGHKYKPRKIWWDHAQDKAQWNANVRKIVEDPAALSADFADLGITERDLQKHAMIEVLPFNLDDAIQGGTGYPDHAVRATMLLVLYQQNETGQPQYYTMPLELATQA
- a CDS encoding alpha/beta hydrolase; its protein translation is MMQTDTFTMLNTQGMHVFVYEWLPGPDDPIRAIVQIAHGMCETGKRYEELAELLTEHGYAVYCNDHRGHGLTAGLTHLGDAGEDGFEGMIEDQLLLASELKKRHASVPHYLMGHSMGSFLTQKIICSDGELFDGFILSGTNGPQGLLTFGMSLAAAQMRLQGNTHRSLMLNALVFGPYNKGFGPIRTPFDWLSRDEAEVDKYINDPYCGKVCTARFFRDFFKLLSQIHQPQLMKCLPKDKPVYIFSGEDDPVGHRGKGVRRLIELYRKHGVQDLEYRLYPGGRHEMLHETNRAEVAADVLDWLERHTTGSDNVPQESIRVM
- a CDS encoding type I phosphomannose isomerase catalytic subunit, whose amino-acid sequence is MTKPYPLLFQPEFKERVWGGRALEQFGLDIPEGHIGEGWMIADHPNGTTSIVNGELAGRGLDEVREQFGREWFGSKGFSEVNGRFPLLIKLLDCNDNLSVQVHPTDDYEGLPKGELGKTEMWYVLDAKPDAKIIYGLKEGVNRETLKEAMENGTVMDQLQEVSVKAGDTFYIPAGTVHALCAGVVVAEIQQNSDTTYRIFDYNRPGLDGKPRELHIEDSLNVTAYEGSGATTMSTEGTVPGEWLELAKSPYFVVEKGVVSGAWSLSTSAESFTIVVVCDGQGTLSWDNGSIDYTSGQCFLLPANLGAYTLDGQSTVLRSYLP
- a CDS encoding class I SAM-dependent methyltransferase, which produces MGFLSVLSFAHKLVSERLRPGDIALDATAGTGADTLYLAKCTGSKGKVYAFDIQEQALQLTRERLDKEQPGTLAEVSLVLQSHSLMRECVPEIEHGRMGAIMFNLGYLPADSSDKRIMTETASTLTALEAAIELLRPGGIITIVLYPGHKGGDAEADAVQAWAGELPQHKVQTILYRGLQRSEAPYLIALERKKPI
- a CDS encoding TIGR01212 family radical SAM protein (This family includes YhcC from E. coli K-12, an uncharacterized radical SAM protein.); amino-acid sequence: MSTPLIPAPTLWGDKRFHTWNYEMRGQFQEKVFKVMLDAGFTCPNRDGTIAKGGCTFCSARGSGDFAGRRRDDLVTQFNTIRDRQHQKWPNAKYIGYFQAYTNTYAPVEELREYYEVILQQPGVVGLSIATRPDCLPDDVVEYLAELNERTYLWVEMGLQTIHDSTSELINRAHDTECYLEAVEKLRKHNIRVCTHIIYGLPQEDHDMMLATGRAVSKMDVQGIKIHLLHLMRKTPMVKQYEAGLLRFLEQDEYISLIVDSLEFLPPEMIVHRLTGDAPRDLLIGPTWSLKKWEVLNGIDAELKRRDTWQGKLWGVS